The Dehalococcoidales bacterium genome window below encodes:
- a CDS encoding MtnX-like HAD-IB family phosphatase, with protein sequence MKLNNPKPLLFQSDFDGTITVEDISFLILDEFAKGDWRSILEDYKSSRITVGEFNKRAFALVNEQQTILEDYVINNYQLRPGFKELVEFCAYHSIRFVIISNGLDFYIRAILKHMQMENVQVYSAKTVFGNRHLETEYFSPDGNPIDDGFKESYSRFFIASGYDIIYAGNGASDAPAARLARHAFATDSLKVKMKELGKDFYPFQNLYEIATRLKGLIIS encoded by the coding sequence TTGAAACTCAATAATCCGAAGCCGCTACTATTTCAATCGGATTTTGATGGCACCATCACAGTTGAGGATATCAGCTTCTTGATACTAGACGAATTCGCCAAGGGTGACTGGAGAAGTATCCTTGAAGATTACAAAAGCTCTCGCATCACTGTAGGAGAGTTCAACAAAAGGGCATTCGCGCTGGTCAATGAACAACAAACCATTCTTGAAGACTATGTAATTAACAACTACCAGCTAAGGCCTGGATTCAAAGAACTTGTAGAGTTTTGTGCCTATCATAGCATTCGCTTTGTTATTATAAGCAACGGCTTGGATTTCTATATTCGCGCAATTTTAAAACACATGCAAATGGAAAATGTTCAAGTCTATTCAGCCAAAACCGTGTTTGGTAATCGTCATCTGGAAACGGAGTATTTCAGTCCTGATGGAAATCCGATTGATGACGGCTTTAAGGAATCTTATTCACGCTTTTTTATCGCTAGTGGTTACGATATCATCTATGCTGGTAACGGGGCCTCAGATGCTCCTGCGGCACGCTTGGCACGGCACGCGTTTGCTACTGACAGTCTGAAAGTAAAAATGAAAGAACTGGGTAAAGACTTTTACCCGTTCCAAAATTTGTATGAAATTGCTACCAGATTAAAAGGTTTGATTATTAGCTAA